The region GTTCCAGCGAATGGACGCCTGGAAGCAGCCGCCCCAGAGCAAAGAGGTAGGGGCGCCAGCCTCTTCGATCGATCTGCCGGCCATCGAGCAGCGCCGCGACCACCGTGTGGACCTCGGGCAATTCGAGGACCCACTCGGCCTCATCGCCGATTTCGAGCGCCAGCCGATAAATGCCGGTACCGGAGAAACCGGCAAAACCCTGCGTTTCCCACCCTGCAACCACCGAGATCGGCACGAATCCCGCGTCAGGGCCCGGCGCGAAGCTCCAGCCGTCGACAAGCGATATGGCACGAGCCGCGGCAAGCACCGGCTGGTGCTCGAGATGGCCTTCTTGCACGGTGGTCTTCTGCGTCGTCTCGCTCAGTCGAATGCATTGCACCTCCTGGGGCGCGAGCGCGACTGTGAGATGGCTGAAGGCGGTTGCCTTTCCCACGTCTCCCGTCGTCGCGGACCAGACCTCGCACGCGAAACCGTCGCCGAAGGAAATCTCACTGATGAGGTGCGATGCGCTATCGTTGAACAGCACGACCCGCCACCAACCAGCGGCCTCATACCCCACCCATTGCCAGGGCCTGCCCGCGGAATGACAGCCAAGATCTGGACCCGATGACCGAAGCGACTGCAACAGAGCGGTGAGGTCGCCTTTGCCGGGCATGCCTTCGAGATGGATCGACGTGCCGACGGCACACCCCTCGGCGCCATCGCAGACGGTGGAGAGCCGCTCGCCTGAAGACCAGACAGCACCACCCGCCGCCTTGAAGACGGCGAGCGTGTGCAAGGTCTTCGTCGTCTCGAGCACGGTGACGGACGGCAGAACGACAGCATCGAAAGCAAGGCCGGACGCGCGCAGGCGGCCGTTCTCGATCGTAGCGGTCGCCAAATCGGCCTCGCTGATGAACATGAAGTCGCAGCCTTCTGCTAAGAGCCCTTCGCACCAGGCGCCGATATGGGTTGCATGGCTGTGGCGCGGCCCCTCCGCGAAGGCGGTCTGAAGCGGATAAAGGATCGCAACCGGCGTGCGGGGCGTAGCCCCCTCGATGAAGGCGGAAATCCGTGCCGTCTCCTCGGCAAACAGATCGTGGTAGCTCCACCACGGCTCGAAATTGATGCCCGGCCCGAAATCGAAACGTGGATTGGAAAACGGTGTAGGGTCGTTGTCGCGGCCGTCCGTCTGGTAGACGCCGTGCCAGAGGAATTGCCGGGTCCCGAGGCAGTGAAGCCTGATGGCCTGCGCCCGCATCGTCTCCAGGGTTAGTTCCCATTGCCCGGCGGCACGCACGGGCGTTCGCTCGGCGCTGGCGTATGTTTCGACGACGCATCGGCTGCGACCATTCGAACGGGCAACGGAGTCGCCGAGCTTCGGCGCCAGCTGCGCCACGAAATTGTTGGAATCAACGGCCGTCTCGTGCCGGTAGGCATCGATGCCGAAGAAATCCACGGCAAGCGCTACCCTGGGGTCGATGCTGGTAAAACCGCCGTTCAGCGACCAGGAACTGACATGCGGCAGGATCTCGTGCCCGGTGAGGACGATCCTCCTGCCCTCGGCCCATCGGCGCAACGTGCCGGAGAAGGCCTCGTTCATCAGGGCCGAGTAGGCGGCGTAGAATTGGGCGCGCAGGCGCAGGGTTTCAGGCCCGACGTCACGCACCAGCGCCAGCAGGGCCCTGGCGAAGGTCTCTCCCGTGCCGCGCGACACGGCGTCCGGCAGGGTCGGCGCATAGAGCAGGCTGTTGCCGAGGTCACCGGAGATCTGGCTCCACTTGTAGAAACCCGCCGCCGGCTGGTCGTAGAACACGAAGCCGACGGGGTCTGGCACGAGATCGCCAAGCACCTCGACCAACGGGTCGAGCCCGACCTCGGTGAATCGTTCCGCTGCCTCCGGCAGGAGATAATTGATCAACCGTGAGGTCGTCGACCGGGCGCTGACGAACACCGTGAGCATCTGCCCCTCGGCGGGCACGCCGTCGAACACGTAGGTGCACGACGTTCGGTCGCTTTCGACGACGGATGTCCGCGCCGTGACGTCGACCACCTGATCGAGGCTGTCGATGCCGACCGAAGGATGCAGCAGCGCAGCCTCGACGGTCCATTCGCACCACTCGACGACGCTGCCCTCATACTGCCACGCGACGATATCGGGGCCCATTGTCCGGGTGAACGGCGGATGGATGCCGCTGATCTCGCCCCGCGCCTCTCCCGAGGATGACCAGAACAGGTGGCGCTCGCGCAGGTCGTCGCGGTCCACGACCGTCCGGCCGCCGGCGTGACCGCTGATCCAGTTGTAATCGTCGTAGATTCCGAGCTTCAGACCCAGCTTGCCGGCAATCCCAGCCGCAACACGATAGGCGTCCAGATAGGCCGGCGACAGGTAGTCATCGCGCGACATTGCGAGACGGGCCTGGATCAGGATCGTGCCGATCCCCTTCTGTTTGAAATCGGCGAGCTGCGCGTGGCAAACGTCCTCGGTCGGGATCGAATGCCAGAACCAGTAGGCCGACGGGCGAAACGCGGCTGTCGGGTTCTCGAACAAGTCGCGGCGGCCGATCTCCTGCCCGGTTCGGATCTGCTCCAACTCGTCTCTCCCTAGTGGTTTGCTGCCGTCACGCGTTGCATGGCTTTGGTCGTTTCCGTCCAGGCCGGCTTGTCGGGGGCGAAGCGCGCTCTCAGATAATCGGCGAGATCCTTGATCTGGCCGTCGTTCAGCGTCTGGCGGAAAGCCGGCATCGACATCACCTCCGGGGCTTGGCGGCCGGTCGTCTGCGCAAGGATTGCCGGCGCCTCGACACCGTTCAGGATTGCCTGGATGAGATTGTCAGGGGTCGCCGCATGAAGGTTGCTGTTGAGCGCCAGCGACGACAGGATCGTGTTTCCAGTGTGGCATGTGGCGCAGGCGCCACTAAACAGCCGCTCGCCCTTCGGCGAAATCCGCGCGGCGGAAGCCTTGGCCGCTTCACTCGCGGCAATGGCCGCCTCGCTCTGCGCCTTGCTATCGGCGGGGGCCTCGTTGAGGCTTGCGAGATATGTGGCCATAGCGCGGATATCGCTATCCGGAAGCGGCTGCATGACTTCGACGACATGCGCCATCGGGCCGGCGGCACTGCCGTGATCGCGCGAATGTCCGGTGCGCAGATAGTCATAGAAGGCGTCTGCCGTCCAGCCGACCGGGCCCTTGGCGAACGCATTCAGGGCCGGCGCCTCCCAGCCATCGGCAAAGCCGCCGGAAAGCCGGGCGCTGCCGCTCTTTTCCGCGCCGAGCACATTGCGCTCGGTGTGGCAGGCCGAACAGTGGCCCAAGGTCTCGACGAGATAGGCGCCCCTGTTCCACTGCGCATCGCGGGTCTCGACATATTTGAACGGCTGCGCCTTCAGGAACAGCGCGTTCCAGCCCGCCATCATCGCGCGGATGCTGTAGGGGAATTTGAGCTTCGTCTCAGGCGCCCTTTCGGCGACCGGCGCCTGCGTCATCATGTAGGCGTAGAGCGCCTGAAGATCGGCATCCTCGGCGCCCGCGAACGAGGTGTAGGGGTGCGCGGGATAGAGGTGATGGCCGTCGCGGCTGATGCCCTCGCGCATGGCACGTTCGAAGGCCGGGTAGGACCAGGCGCCGATGCCGCTTTGGGCATCGGGCGTGATGTTGGTGGCATAAACTGCGCCGAATGGCGTGTCGAAGCGCCGGCCACCGGCAAAGGGCGTTCCGTCGTTTCCGACATGGCAGACATTGCAGGCGCCGGCCGCCGCCGCCAGCCGGCCGCGCTCGATGGTGGCGGCGCTGTAGACATTGGCGTCCGGCTGCTGGATGGTGCCGATCGCCGGGCGCCATGGCGATGCCATGGTCACGATACCGGACAGAGCGGCGACGGCACCGATCACCGACAGGCCGACGTTCCACCACCTCCGCTTTTTCGCGACCGGGGTGGCCGGCCTTTCGCCCGTCTTGCCGTTCAGCGCGGCAAGGACCAGTTCCGGCGTCAGCGGCAGTTCGCGGAAACGAATGCCGGTGGCATCGTAGACGGCATTGGCGATGGCCGAGGCGCTGGGAACGGAGGCGGACTCTCCGACACCGAGCGGCGGCTCGTCCTGCCGCGGCACCATCAGCACGTCGATATCAGGTACCTCGGGGAAGGTGATCAGCGGATAGCCGCCCCATTCCTTCGACTGCACCGCGGTCGAGGAAAATTCGACCTTTTCCTTCAGCACCCGGCTGGTGGACTGAATGATGTTGCCGTGGATCTGGTGACGCACGCCGTCGGGATTGATCATCATTCCCGAGTCCTGCGCGCATGTCACCTTCGTAACCGCGATCTCGCCGGTCTTCTTGTTGACGGCGACATCGGCAACCCATGCCGCCCAGGCGGCGGCCTTGCCCGGAAACGGCCCGTGGACGTAGACGGCATAGGCAAATCCACGGCCGTAGAGCAGATCGCCTTCGCCGCTGAGCGTGCCCCATGTCGTATGCGGCACCCACTTCGCCCGTTCGGCCAGCGCGTTCACCAGGTCGACGGCGCGTGGGTCGTGGAGATAACGGAGCCGGTACTCGACCGGATCGACGCCGGCGGCGGCGGCCAGCTCGTCGACGTAGCATTCGTGGGCGAAGGTATTCGGCATCGCCGACACGCCACGGAACCAGGAGGCGCGTGCGATCGGCGGCATGTCGTGCACGGTTACGCGCAGGTTGCCGTAGGCATAGGGTGGGATGGCGGTACGATCGCCCATCTGCACGACGTCGGAAACGGGCGGCAGCTTGCCGGTGAGGATCAGGGGAAGGGTTGGCGCCAGATTGGAGGGATAGCGCGTTTCGAAATCATAGGCGGACGGACCGCCCTCCAGGTCGAGACCGCCGCGCACATCCATGATCTGGGCGGCGCCCTTCGGCTCCCAGGCATGTTCCTGTTCGCGCGTCAGCTGGACCCGGACGGGTGCCTTGACGGCCCGCGACAGCAGCGCCGCGTCGGCTGTTACGTCATCGGCGCAGTTGCGGCCGTAACAGCCGGCCGCCTCCAGCCGCTCGACCCTGATCTGCTCTTCCGGCAAGTCGAGCAGCAGCGCCAGATCGCGGCGCATGGGATAAGGGTTCTGGGTTCCCGACCAGACGGTCAGCCCGGCGTCATTGTAATCGGCCACCGCGCAGGACGGGCCGATCGAACCGTGCATCTGGTAAGGCCAGACATAGGTGCGGTTCATCGGCTGGGCGCTGCCGGCCAATGCCATGTCGACATTGCCGCGATCGGCAAGCTTGCGTGGCGTCGACGGATTGGCACGCAGCGCCTTCTCCGGCATGTTCAGATCCGGCCACTCGGGCGGCGCGCGCCACACGACCTTCAGGCTCCCGGACGCCTCGATGGCGATTTCCTCGCGGGTCGCGACAACACCGACGAAATCACCGATGGCGACGACGCCGACCAGCCCGTCGATATGCGCGACCGAGGTCTCGTCGATCGAGATCAAGCTGTTTCCGACATGCTCGCCGTGATCGAATCCGGCATATGGCGGGCGAATAACGCGGCCGTGCAGCATGCCAGGCACGCGCACATCGTGGACATAGGTCCAGCGCCCGGTTGCCTTCTCGGGAATATCGACGCGCGGGCGCGACGAGCCAACCAGTTTATAGTCCGACGCCGGCTTCAGCGCCGCATTACTGTCGATCGACAGCCTGACATGGCTGCCGACGACAACATCGCCGAAGTTCAGCTGCCAGTTCTCGCCGCCGTCGGCACGGATGATGCCGTCCTCCAGCCGCAGCCGCTCAATCGGCACGCCGACCTTCTCGGCGGCCTTGACGAGCAGATGGTGGCGGGCGGTGGCGGCGGCCTGGCGCAGCGGTATCGCGGTGATCTGGATGGTTTCGCTGGCAATGGTCGCGCCCTGATTGGGCGCGGCGGTCGTCGTGCCGAGCACCATGTCCACCTGTTCGAACGGCACGCTGAGCTCTTCGGCGACGATTTGCGCCAGCGAGGTGCGGATGCCTGTCCCGAGATCGACGTGGCCGTTGAACGCTGTCACCCGGCTATCGGCCCCTACAGCGATATAAAGCTCGGCGGCGTCGCCCATCGACGCGTCATTGACAATGAGAAGCGTGCTCGCGGCTGCCATGTAGGCGGACTTGGGTGCTTCGCGGTGGTTCATCGCGAAGCCTCC is a window of Rhizobium leguminosarum bv. trifolii WSM1325 DNA encoding:
- a CDS encoding conserved hypothetical protein, putative carbohydrate binding domain protein (KEGG: ect:ECIAI39_4377 hypothetical protein, putative carbohydrate binding domain), coding for MEQIRTGQEIGRRDLFENPTAAFRPSAYWFWHSIPTEDVCHAQLADFKQKGIGTILIQARLAMSRDDYLSPAYLDAYRVAAGIAGKLGLKLGIYDDYNWISGHAGGRTVVDRDDLRERHLFWSSSGEARGEISGIHPPFTRTMGPDIVAWQYEGSVVEWCEWTVEAALLHPSVGIDSLDQVVDVTARTSVVESDRTSCTYVFDGVPAEGQMLTVFVSARSTTSRLINYLLPEAAERFTEVGLDPLVEVLGDLVPDPVGFVFYDQPAAGFYKWSQISGDLGNSLLYAPTLPDAVSRGTGETFARALLALVRDVGPETLRLRAQFYAAYSALMNEAFSGTLRRWAEGRRIVLTGHEILPHVSSWSLNGGFTSIDPRVALAVDFFGIDAYRHETAVDSNNFVAQLAPKLGDSVARSNGRSRCVVETYASAERTPVRAAGQWELTLETMRAQAIRLHCLGTRQFLWHGVYQTDGRDNDPTPFSNPRFDFGPGINFEPWWSYHDLFAEETARISAFIEGATPRTPVAILYPLQTAFAEGPRHSHATHIGAWCEGLLAEGCDFMFISEADLATATIENGRLRASGLAFDAVVLPSVTVLETTKTLHTLAVFKAAGGAVWSSGERLSTVCDGAEGCAVGTSIHLEGMPGKGDLTALLQSLRSSGPDLGCHSAGRPWQWVGYEAAGWWRVVLFNDSASHLISEISFGDGFACEVWSATTGDVGKATAFSHLTVALAPQEVQCIRLSETTQKTTVQEGHLEHQPVLAAARAISLVDGWSFAPGPDAGFVPISVVAGWETQGFAGFSGTGIYRLALEIGDEAEWVLELPEVHTVVAALLDGRQIDRRGWRPYLFALGRLLPGVHSLELRVANTAANRYYINTPYLGDTADKSGLSAAPKLIQLAN
- a CDS encoding aldehyde oxidase and xanthine dehydrogenase molybdopterin binding (PFAM: aldehyde oxidase and xanthine dehydrogenase molybdopterin binding; cytochrome c class I~KEGG: cytochrome-c oxidase protein): MNHREAPKSAYMAAASTLLIVNDASMGDAAELYIAVGADSRVTAFNGHVDLGTGIRTSLAQIVAEELSVPFEQVDMVLGTTTAAPNQGATIASETIQITAIPLRQAAATARHHLLVKAAEKVGVPIERLRLEDGIIRADGGENWQLNFGDVVVGSHVRLSIDSNAALKPASDYKLVGSSRPRVDIPEKATGRWTYVHDVRVPGMLHGRVIRPPYAGFDHGEHVGNSLISIDETSVAHIDGLVGVVAIGDFVGVVATREEIAIEASGSLKVVWRAPPEWPDLNMPEKALRANPSTPRKLADRGNVDMALAGSAQPMNRTYVWPYQMHGSIGPSCAVADYNDAGLTVWSGTQNPYPMRRDLALLLDLPEEQIRVERLEAAGCYGRNCADDVTADAALLSRAVKAPVRVQLTREQEHAWEPKGAAQIMDVRGGLDLEGGPSAYDFETRYPSNLAPTLPLILTGKLPPVSDVVQMGDRTAIPPYAYGNLRVTVHDMPPIARASWFRGVSAMPNTFAHECYVDELAAAAGVDPVEYRLRYLHDPRAVDLVNALAERAKWVPHTTWGTLSGEGDLLYGRGFAYAVYVHGPFPGKAAAWAAWVADVAVNKKTGEIAVTKVTCAQDSGMMINPDGVRHQIHGNIIQSTSRVLKEKVEFSSTAVQSKEWGGYPLITFPEVPDIDVLMVPRQDEPPLGVGESASVPSASAIANAVYDATGIRFRELPLTPELVLAALNGKTGERPATPVAKKRRWWNVGLSVIGAVAALSGIVTMASPWRPAIGTIQQPDANVYSAATIERGRLAAAAGACNVCHVGNDGTPFAGGRRFDTPFGAVYATNITPDAQSGIGAWSYPAFERAMREGISRDGHHLYPAHPYTSFAGAEDADLQALYAYMMTQAPVAERAPETKLKFPYSIRAMMAGWNALFLKAQPFKYVETRDAQWNRGAYLVETLGHCSACHTERNVLGAEKSGSARLSGGFADGWEAPALNAFAKGPVGWTADAFYDYLRTGHSRDHGSAAGPMAHVVEVMQPLPDSDIRAMATYLASLNEAPADSKAQSEAAIAASEAAKASAARISPKGERLFSGACATCHTGNTILSSLALNSNLHAATPDNLIQAILNGVEAPAILAQTTGRQAPEVMSMPAFRQTLNDGQIKDLADYLRARFAPDKPAWTETTKAMQRVTAANH